The window AAGACGTACCATTTCATTGGGATTCAAACCGGCCTTTGTCGCAAATGAGGATTGGTTACATTCAGGCTGAATTCGAACCTTCGGGTAGGCAAAATGGCGGCAACCAGGGCGGTCAAGGAAATGCCGAAGAACGAAGGAAAATGTATGCCGATGCGCTCGATGTGCTCAGAAAAGCCGGAGCGAAGCTGGAACCATTTGAGTTGCCGCAATTCAATTTTCAAAGCCTGCGAACAATTTTGAACGCCGAAGCCGCCGCCGCTTTCGATGACATCACACGCGATGGTCGCGTCAACCAGTTATCCGGTCAAAGTCCTAACGATTGGCCGAATAGTTTTCGCACGGCGCGCTTCATTCCGGCGGTGGAATACATTCGTGCGCAACGCGCCCGCACCTTGCTGATGCGCGAAATGGATAAGCTGATGGCGAACTGGGATTGTTTTGTCACGCCTGCGCCGGGCAGCGCCAGTTTGACGCTGACCAATTTAACCGGCCATCCGGCTGTTGTCGTTCCTTGCGGCTTCATCAACAAACTTCCACAAGCGATTATGTTCACCGGCAATCTGTACGATGAAGCCGCTCCGCTGAGAGTCGCGCATGCGTTTCAACAGGCAACCGACTGGCACAAGAAATATCCCAATCTGGACTGATTTGTTTTACTGTGATTCGAGAATCAGGTTTTGCCATCCGTCCACCGTCGCACGCCAGCCTGGAGGGATCAGCGTCGTTGATCCATATTCGGTGATGATGGCCGGAGCAGAAATGGTTGCGCCGGACAGCAGTTCCGCCCGGTCAAACACTGCGACTTTGCGGCGCTTGTCGCTCAGCCAAACCAGTGCATCGCGTTGAGGTTTGGCCTTGTAACGGCGAAACGTCTTCTCGCTTTTAAGTTGCGGTTTATCGGTGACGCCTGTGGCGCGCAATCGGATACTGACGATTTCAACGGCTTTCTGTTCGTCGGCATGACCGTACCGCGCACGATGAGCCTGGTGAAATCGCCTGACGGCATCGGTTTCAACCTCATTGCTCAAGGAAATTTCAAGCTCGAAGGACTGGCCGCGATACCGCATGGCCAGCAAACGAGCCAGATTGGTTTGATCCAGCGCAAAGCCTTCAGCGCGTAAATCTGCGCGAGCCTGTTTCTCCATGGCGGAGAATTCGCGTTCGATTCGTCGCGGCAATTTTGAGCCATCTCCGGATTCAACCGTCAGCATGACGGTGCGCGAATAATCTTTGACCACATCGGCCAGCAACACTCCCAGCGCCGAAAAAGCGCCAGGAAACGATGGAACCAGGACTCGTGGAATTCTCAGTGCTGAAGCCAATGCGGCTGCGTGCAATCCGCCAGCGCCGCCAAAACTGACCAGCGAAAACCGTCTGGGGTCGTGGCCTCGTTCGACGGAAACCAACCGCAGCGCCTGTTCCATGTTCGCGTTCGCTACGCGAATGACGCCGAGTGCGGCTTGTTCGCGCGTAACCAGTTTGGATGAAGCGCGAGAGATTTCGTCTGCCAGGCGATTTAGCACCGCGGCCGCTCGAAATTCATCCAGCGCCATTTCTCCAGCCAGCAATCCAGTGCCCGCAAACCTGCCCAAAACTAAATTTGCGTCAGTCACGGTTGGCTGAGTTCCGAATCCGTAACAGGCTGGGCCTGGATCGGCGCCTGCGGATTCAGGGCCGACGCGCAATGCGCCACCTTCGTCCACGTAAGTAATCGAGCCTCCGCCAGCGCCTACGGTGTGAATGTCCAGAACCGGAACGGCGACTGGTAATCCCGTGATTTGAGCTTCATTGGTCGTGCGCGCTTCGCCGCGACACAGTGCCACGTCAGTGGAAGTTCCGCCCATATCAAACGTGATGATGTCAGCGAAGCCCGCAAGCTCGGCAATTCGCACGGCGGAAACGACCCCGCCAGCCGGACCGGACAGAATCGTGCGAACTGGTTCCTGCGCGGCAATCTCTGCGGAAATTGAACCGCCCGACGATTGCATAATTCGCAGCCGTGTTTCGTCTTGCCGTTTGAACTTTCGCGCCAAACCTTCAGTCAGTTCGCCCAGATAATGGCTGACGCGCGGCGCCAGGTAAGCGTTGATGACGACCGTCGAGGTGCGCTCGTATTCGCGGTATTCAGGCAGGATTTTGTGCGAGACAGATACCGGAATACCTAACGGCTCCAAGGCATCGGCGATTCTTTTTTCGTGGTCGGAGTTGGAAAAGGAAAACAGCAGCGAAATGGCGATGGATTCGATTTCTGCATGTTTCAATTTTTTGACCAACGCTGCCAGTTCGCGACCCGTCAACGATTGAATCACGCTGGCATCGGCGGCAATCCGTTCCCTGACGCCGAACCGCAACTCGCTGGGAACCAGTGGTGCAGGCCGCTTTACCGCAAGATTGTAAAGATCCGGGCGAGCCTGGCGACCGATTTCGATCACGTCTTCAAATCCGGCAGTGGTGACCAGAGCCGTGCGCGCTCCTTTGCGTTCCAGCAAGGCGTTGGTGGCGACAGTGGTGCCGTGAACGATTTCCACCTCCGCGTCGGGCAATTTCTCAAATTCTTCGCTGAGAAGTTCCAGCGCTTGATTGAGTCCAATCAAAATAGCTTGCGCGGGAGCCATCGGGGTCGAGGGAACTTTGAATGAGAACTGGCGATTTTTGAAAGCGACGATAAAGTCTGTAAACGTCCCCCCAGTATCTACTCCTATGCGAAGCTGACTTTGCAATGACTTAATCTTTCTGGCCATTTCTAAGTATTTTTATGAACGGTCGGGCACCAACACTCCCAACAATGCTCAAATCCATCTGTGTCCTTGCCAATTCAAGGCAAAAATAATGAAACCCCAGCC is drawn from Acidobacteriota bacterium and contains these coding sequences:
- a CDS encoding hydantoinase/oxoprolinase family protein — protein: MARKIKSLQSQLRIGVDTGGTFTDFIVAFKNRQFSFKVPSTPMAPAQAILIGLNQALELLSEEFEKLPDAEVEIVHGTTVATNALLERKGARTALVTTAGFEDVIEIGRQARPDLYNLAVKRPAPLVPSELRFGVRERIAADASVIQSLTGRELAALVKKLKHAEIESIAISLLFSFSNSDHEKRIADALEPLGIPVSVSHKILPEYREYERTSTVVINAYLAPRVSHYLGELTEGLARKFKRQDETRLRIMQSSGGSISAEIAAQEPVRTILSGPAGGVVSAVRIAELAGFADIITFDMGGTSTDVALCRGEARTTNEAQITGLPVAVPVLDIHTVGAGGGSITYVDEGGALRVGPESAGADPGPACYGFGTQPTVTDANLVLGRFAGTGLLAGEMALDEFRAAAVLNRLADEISRASSKLVTREQAALGVIRVANANMEQALRLVSVERGHDPRRFSLVSFGGAGGLHAAALASALRIPRVLVPSFPGAFSALGVLLADVVKDYSRTVMLTVESGDGSKLPRRIEREFSAMEKQARADLRAEGFALDQTNLARLLAMRYRGQSFELEISLSNEVETDAVRRFHQAHRARYGHADEQKAVEIVSIRLRATGVTDKPQLKSEKTFRRYKAKPQRDALVWLSDKRRKVAVFDRAELLSGATISAPAIITEYGSTTLIPPGWRATVDGWQNLILESQ